Genomic DNA from Candidatus Kapaibacterium sp.:
CATCAATTGCACCGCTTCTGACCAAGGTTTCGACGATTTCAAGTGCTTGTTCGCCAAACTCCGGCTGAGACAATAGCAAATTGTTGAGGTCAATTCCAAGCCTTTGGGCATAATTAATATCGAGAGCGTGCTCTGTATCTACAAAGGCAGCCAATCCGCCATTCCTTTGTGCTTCAGCGATAACGTGCAAGCAAACAGTAGTTTTCCCGGAAGATTCCGGACCGAAAATTTCGATTATTCTGCCGCGTGGCACACCACCGATACCAATTGCAGCATCAAGTGAGAGGCATCCGGTGGAAATAGCTTCTACGTTTACGACGTGTTGGTCGTTGAGCCGCATTATAGAGCCTTTGCCATGTGCTCGTTCAATTTGGTCAATTGCAATTTGAACGGCTTTCATTTTGTCGTCCATTAACTTGATGGACGTAGAGGTTTGAGGTGTTTCTTTTGCCATAATTCTTATTTGAAAATGTATAAAATCAGATAAGCAAAATAAAATATTTCGTGCAAATTTCGATAATTATTTTAAATAATGTTACATTGCATCTGAATTTTTTTTAAATTTCAGAAAAATAAATCATGAAAATGAACATACTATTAATTGGAAGCGGTGGCAGAGAACACGCTTTGGCTCGTGCTATTGCGGAATCGCCTTCTGCCGGAATGTTGTACGCCTTACCCGGAAATCCGGGTATATTAAAAACTTTTCAACATGTCAATGCAAGAGTTGAAGATTTCAACAGTATTTGCAAATTTTGCAAACAAAATGCAATTGACCTCGTTGTCGTTGGTCCTGAGCAACCTTTGGCTGAAGGATTGGCTGATAGGCTGATTCTCGAAGGTATCAATGTTTTCGGACCTATTTCCGCAGCAGCAAAATTGGAATCGTCAAAAGATTTTGCGAAGGCAATGATGCTCAAATACAATGTACCAACTGCGGCATACCGGACTTTTACGGCTTTGCAATACGATGAGGCACATCAATACATTGACGGTCACACTTTGCCGATTGTACTCAAAGCTGACGGTCTGGCTGCCGGCAAGGGTGTAATCATCGCCGAAAATCATTTTGACGCTCATAACGCCTTGAATGAAATGTTCTCAGGATTGTTTGGAAATGCCGGAAATAGAGTAGTAATCGAAGAATTTTTGCGTGGCGAAGAAGCTTCGATTTTTGCAATAACCGATGGTACTGATTACTTTTTGACTCCCGCATCGCAAGACCACAAGCGGCAATTCGACAATGATGAGGGCAAAAATACAGGTGGAATGGGTGCATTCGCACCTGCTCCGATTGTCACAAAAGCTGTTCTCCAAAAAGTTGAGGAAAAGGTAATTAAACCACTCTTAGAAGGAATGCAAAAGGAAGGCACTCCATTTATCGGCTGCCTTTATTGCGGATTGATGATTGAAAACGGCGAGCCGAGTGTTGTCGAATTCAATGTAAGATTCGGTGACCCCGAAACGCAAGCTGTGCTTGAATTGCTCGAAGGTGACTTTGCAAAACTGCTCTATACTGCTGCGACGGGGAAAATTGATAAAAATACTGTTAAAGTGATTGATAATACTTTTTCAACTTGCGTAGTTCTTACTTCAGGAGGTTATCCCGATGAATATGAAAAGGGATTTGAAATTACCGGAATTGAAGATGCGATAAATTTAGGAGCAAAGGTTTATCATGCAGGAACAAAATCCGAAAGCGGTAAAATCCTTACGAATGGTGGCAGAGTGCTTGGAGTCACCGCAAAGGGAGATTCATTACCCGAATCTATCGCAAATGTCTATGATGCAGTCAGTCATATCGTTTTTTACAAGATGATTTACAGGAAGGACATCGGATTCAAAGGATTGAAATTCTTTTGATGAAAAATATAATATTTTTTGACGGTGATTGTGGAATTTGCTCGCATTCCGCTGATTGGCTATCGCGTAGATTAGACGAACATGAGTTTGATATTTTACCATTTGATGAAAATCACGAAGTTAGCAAAAAACTGAACTTAGATGTTGAATTAGCCTCAAAAACTGTCATTTTGGTCAAAAAAGGTGTGGTTTTTACAGAATCGCTTGCAATATTCGAAATTGCAAAATCTTTACGTTTCCCTTATAATATATTTGGAATATTTGCCAATAAGTTTTGTTCCTTATTGGCAAATCCAATTTATAGATTAATCGCAAAAAATAGAGCCATGATTTCCCGAAAATTGGGATTGCAGGCTTGCAAAGTTGGAAACACTCAATAAAGCGACTAATCTTCCTCGGGATGCGAGTAAATGCTTTCGTATTTGTGAGGATTTGTGCTTGTGCCGAATGTAGCCTCCAAACCCTTGATGAATTCTATCTTTTCATCTTCAGTTAGTCGTGCTTTCGAATGAAAAAGTGAGTACAACCTGACAGGCATATCACCACGCTTGACTTCGCGTCCTGCATCATTAGCGTGTTCCAAAACAGGTTCGGAGATATTAAAATATTCGCGACCTTTTTTAATGTCATAATCCACCATGAACGAAAATGGAGCAACGTAAGAATACCAGGGCCAGACAGTTTCGTTGCTATGGCAATCCATACAAGCCCGAACAAAAAGCTCTTTAGTTTTGGGTGAATCCCAATCTGGTTCATAATTCACAGGCGGATTTGAACGGTCAACGGGAATAAACTGAATGCCGACTAGAACTACAATAACAATAATAACCCATATATTTATTTTTTTAATAGTCATGATTTCTCCAAAATTTATAAATCAACTTCTAAAACTATAGGACAATGGTCTGAGCCTTGCACATCGGGCATATGATATGAATTTCGGATAGCACTTTTGAAATTGTCCGTCACAAAATGATAATCAATCCGCCAGCCCACGTTACTCTCTCTGGCTCTTCCACGCTGGCTCCACCAAGTGTAATTGCCACCTTCTTGAGTAAACATTCGGTATGTGTCCACATATCCCATATTTACAATTTTGTCTAATTTTTCTCTTTCGATTGGTAAAAAGCCCGAAACGTCTTCATTTTCCTTAGGTCGAGCCAAATCAATCGGGAAATGTGCCGTATTATAATCGCCACTGATTATGATAGGCTTGCCTGTGGCTCTGACTCTTTCTACGTGATTGAACAGTGCATCGTAAAATTCGAGCTTATACTCTACCCTATTCATACCTGAAGTGCCATTCGGGAAATATATATTGAAAAGAACGAAATCCTTAAATTCAGTCTCGGCGACTCTTCCTTCGATATCAAAAATGTCAATGCCAATACTTGTTTCAGAGCGAATCGCTTCAATTTTTGAGTAAGTAACAACACCGCTATAACCCTTGCGAGCTCGTGAATGATTGAAATATCCGACATAGCCGGGAGGAA
This window encodes:
- the purD gene encoding phosphoribosylamine--glycine ligase; amino-acid sequence: MNILLIGSGGREHALARAIAESPSAGMLYALPGNPGILKTFQHVNARVEDFNSICKFCKQNAIDLVVVGPEQPLAEGLADRLILEGINVFGPISAAAKLESSKDFAKAMMLKYNVPTAAYRTFTALQYDEAHQYIDGHTLPIVLKADGLAAGKGVIIAENHFDAHNALNEMFSGLFGNAGNRVVIEEFLRGEEASIFAITDGTDYFLTPASQDHKRQFDNDEGKNTGGMGAFAPAPIVTKAVLQKVEEKVIKPLLEGMQKEGTPFIGCLYCGLMIENGEPSVVEFNVRFGDPETQAVLELLEGDFAKLLYTAATGKIDKNTVKVIDNTFSTCVVLTSGGYPDEYEKGFEITGIEDAINLGAKVYHAGTKSESGKILTNGGRVLGVTAKGDSLPESIANVYDAVSHIVFYKMIYRKDIGFKGLKFF
- a CDS encoding DUF393 domain-containing protein, encoding MKNIIFFDGDCGICSHSADWLSRRLDEHEFDILPFDENHEVSKKLNLDVELASKTVILVKKGVVFTESLAIFEIAKSLRFPYNIFGIFANKFCSLLANPIYRLIAKNRAMISRKLGLQACKVGNTQ
- a CDS encoding heme-binding domain-containing protein, which encodes MTIKKINIWVIIVIVVLVGIQFIPVDRSNPPVNYEPDWDSPKTKELFVRACMDCHSNETVWPWYSYVAPFSFMVDYDIKKGREYFNISEPVLEHANDAGREVKRGDMPVRLYSLFHSKARLTEDEKIEFIKGLEATFGTSTNPHKYESIYSHPEED
- a CDS encoding exodeoxyribonuclease III, with the translated sequence MKIISWNINGIRSLLGQNPSRKYDQVSRDNKLFAFIEQENPDIIMLQETKAEPEQIHPELRFPPGYVGYFNHSRARKGYSGVVTYSKIEAIRSETSIGIDIFDIEGRVAETEFKDFVLFNIYFPNGTSGMNRVEYKLEFYDALFNHVERVRATGKPIIISGDYNTAHFPIDLARPKENEDVSGFLPIEREKLDKIVNMGYVDTYRMFTQEGGNYTWWSQRGRARESNVGWRIDYHFVTDNFKSAIRNSYHMPDVQGSDHCPIVLEVDL